Proteins co-encoded in one Rudaeicoccus suwonensis genomic window:
- a CDS encoding winged helix-turn-helix domain-containing protein → MTSNQTHSARDEPRSLSDPRALKALAHPLRMRLIGELSTRGSMRAVDLANAVDEPANSVSFHLRQLAKYGVIEQDDDRAADGRERWWRLPSDQGFRINPAELATIEGGEAALGVFRRVVTGNVHALARVVHGTAFASEETSPERHLISNDFAVRLSADEMDELKDDMFDLMMRWMARSRELANADDGVERRTVYAVMLGAPLDLIIDQPSDEATTGHESGSEN, encoded by the coding sequence GTGACCTCCAACCAGACTCACTCGGCCCGCGACGAGCCCCGATCGCTGTCCGATCCGCGCGCGCTGAAGGCACTGGCCCACCCGTTGCGGATGCGCCTCATCGGCGAGCTGTCCACGCGTGGCTCGATGCGTGCCGTCGACCTGGCGAATGCCGTTGATGAGCCTGCGAATTCGGTGAGTTTTCACTTGCGCCAACTGGCAAAGTACGGCGTCATCGAACAGGACGACGACCGTGCTGCCGACGGCCGCGAACGCTGGTGGCGGCTGCCCAGCGACCAGGGCTTCCGGATCAACCCGGCCGAACTCGCCACCATCGAGGGAGGCGAGGCCGCCCTCGGCGTCTTCCGGCGGGTGGTCACGGGTAACGTGCACGCACTTGCTCGTGTCGTTCACGGGACGGCGTTCGCGTCCGAGGAAACGAGCCCGGAACGTCACCTCATCTCCAACGACTTCGCCGTACGTCTCAGCGCTGACGAGATGGACGAGTTGAAGGACGACATGTTCGACCTGATGATGCGATGGATGGCCCGCTCTCGCGAACTCGCCAACGCAGATGACGGCGTCGAGCGCCGGACTGTGTATGCCGTGATGCTCGGCGCGCCACTCGACCTCATCATCGATCAGCCATCCGACGAAGCAACGACCGGCCACGAATCCGGTTCTGAGAACTGA
- a CDS encoding MFS transporter, whose protein sequence is MEASDRRATRSVRSRLWSLPAWHFAFPAALVSRLGDYVFDTTVVLWIATRIANGKTWAPLAVGGVLVAAALPVLLAGPIAGVVNDRFDRRRILLCSNLIQAGSIASLLLVPVYSASLGTAGELVWIYVSIAVANAAGQFFGIARMAMIQRTIPDELRTTAFADQGAANQILAILGPPLAAPLLFAAGVGWALGLNAASFVVSAFLLARVRWEGAPPPTPVREAMWGSLRSGAAVVAGNPVLRAITIAITVATLGTGGLNVLEVFFVTEVLHERAQLLGILMMCAAAGMVIGALSAPVVERRFGAARVVVVGMIATGAAIVVYSRLTGFLAACVVYFVIALPLGAVNTVVTPLWMRSVSAELLGRSIAFFQMLPAFASLVAMGGTGWLASTVLAGIDFRFAGSHFGPVDTVFFVAGALIVIAGMLVWRPLQRATSKKSRSANSQFSEPDSWPVVASSDG, encoded by the coding sequence ATGGAAGCCTCCGACCGACGTGCCACAAGAAGTGTTCGCTCGCGACTGTGGTCTCTGCCTGCCTGGCACTTCGCCTTCCCGGCTGCGCTGGTGTCTCGGTTGGGTGACTACGTCTTCGACACCACGGTGGTGCTGTGGATCGCCACCCGCATTGCCAACGGGAAGACGTGGGCGCCGCTGGCAGTCGGGGGAGTGCTGGTCGCCGCCGCGCTTCCGGTGCTTCTGGCTGGGCCGATAGCGGGAGTCGTCAACGATCGTTTCGATCGCCGTCGGATCCTGTTGTGCAGCAACCTGATTCAGGCCGGGTCGATCGCGAGCTTGTTGCTGGTGCCGGTGTATTCGGCGTCGCTCGGCACTGCAGGTGAACTGGTCTGGATCTACGTCAGTATCGCCGTGGCGAATGCAGCCGGTCAGTTCTTCGGCATCGCTCGCATGGCGATGATCCAGCGCACCATTCCGGATGAGTTGCGCACCACGGCGTTCGCCGATCAGGGGGCGGCGAACCAGATCCTCGCGATCCTGGGGCCGCCGCTCGCTGCACCATTGCTCTTTGCTGCAGGCGTCGGCTGGGCGCTTGGGCTCAATGCGGCGTCATTCGTGGTGTCGGCGTTCCTTCTCGCTCGGGTCCGTTGGGAGGGTGCTCCGCCTCCAACCCCGGTGCGCGAGGCGATGTGGGGCTCACTTCGTTCGGGTGCCGCTGTCGTTGCAGGAAATCCAGTCCTACGCGCAATCACTATCGCAATCACGGTCGCGACCTTGGGCACGGGAGGGCTGAATGTTTTGGAAGTCTTCTTCGTGACAGAGGTGTTGCACGAGCGCGCGCAGCTTCTCGGGATCCTGATGATGTGCGCCGCCGCCGGCATGGTGATCGGTGCGTTGTCAGCTCCGGTCGTCGAGCGACGTTTCGGCGCTGCCCGCGTGGTGGTGGTCGGAATGATCGCCACGGGCGCGGCGATCGTTGTGTACTCACGGTTGACCGGATTCCTGGCCGCGTGCGTCGTCTATTTCGTCATTGCTCTGCCGTTGGGTGCGGTCAACACCGTCGTCACGCCATTGTGGATGCGTTCTGTCTCAGCGGAGCTGCTCGGCAGGTCGATCGCGTTTTTTCAAATGCTTCCGGCGTTCGCCAGCCTTGTCGCCATGGGTGGCACTGGGTGGCTCGCCAGCACGGTGTTGGCCGGAATCGACTTTCGGTTCGCTGGCTCGCATTTCGGCCCAGTGGACACTGTCTTTTTCGTCGCGGGTGCGCTCATCGTGATCGCCGGGATGTTGGTGTGGCGACCGTTGCAGCGTGCAACCTCAAAGAAGTCACGGTCTGCGAATTCTCAGTTCTCAGAACCGGATTCGTGGCCGGTCGTTGCTTCGTCGGATGGCTGA
- a CDS encoding MOSC domain-containing protein has product MTATVLSVNMGTAQPNQAKKTPTGIHKLPADRIEVRAPGPKHGGLGSGVVGDFIGDRRHHGGDYQAVYAVAREELDWWGRHLDRPLANGMFGENLTTDGIDVDHALIGERWQVGEQVVLEVCGPRIPCGTFRQHMGERGWLKTFVEHELSGAYLSVEVPGQIRAGDSITVLSRPAHGVDVPTVFRAFYNDVDAIRAVVDAGCLNADEHAEFEAKLKSGDR; this is encoded by the coding sequence ATGACAGCAACCGTTCTCTCGGTGAATATGGGCACGGCGCAACCGAATCAGGCGAAGAAGACGCCGACCGGCATACACAAACTTCCGGCAGACCGGATCGAGGTGCGCGCACCCGGTCCCAAGCACGGTGGACTCGGCAGCGGCGTGGTCGGCGACTTCATCGGCGACCGCAGACATCACGGCGGCGACTACCAAGCGGTGTATGCCGTCGCCCGTGAAGAGCTGGACTGGTGGGGCCGGCACCTGGACCGTCCGCTCGCGAACGGCATGTTCGGCGAGAATCTCACGACCGACGGCATCGATGTCGATCACGCCCTGATCGGCGAGCGCTGGCAGGTCGGTGAGCAGGTCGTGCTCGAGGTGTGTGGTCCACGCATTCCGTGCGGGACGTTCCGGCAGCACATGGGCGAGCGCGGCTGGCTGAAAACGTTTGTGGAGCACGAACTTTCAGGCGCATACCTCTCTGTCGAGGTGCCCGGGCAGATCCGTGCAGGCGACTCGATCACGGTGTTGTCGCGACCCGCGCATGGTGTCGACGTGCCGACGGTCTTTCGCGCGTTCTACAACGACGTGGACGCGATTCGTGCCGTCGTCGACGCGGGTTGTCTCAACGCGGACGAGCACGCGGAGTTCGAGGCGAAGCTCAAGTCCGGCGACCGCTGA
- a CDS encoding Na+/H+ antiporter produces MHIALPALALVVAVIVVATIARRVGLSAPLLLTAIGALVSFAPFMPSHFQVDSEVVLLGFLPPLLFSAASSTSLIDLRRDRRQIIGLSVLLVLFTAFGVGLVAWWLLDVPFAAAVALGGIVAPPDAVAATAVARRIGLPRRVVSILEGESLFNDATALVTVNTAKGLIGGAAGAATIVTAGRDFLWASFGGAAIGFVVFLVLARVRRHVTDTVTSVAISFATPWLAYLPAEEAGASGVIAVVVCGVLLGHKAPVIQTAQSRVSERLNWASVTFLLENLVFLLIGLQVHTIVHGVEQGSLGLGRTFAISLIVLLTVMVLRPIWILSLALVSRLSGWTSSALLPRESVIASWAGMRGVVTLAAAFLLPDRTPEREALIFIALVVTVGTLVLQGFSLGSLARMLNLHGPDPREDALQTAQLMQAAVTAGTRKLEEELASQDAPVPEEIVTALRDQAARRANLAWERLGSNDPDVESPAESYRRLRSAMLDAERRKVLAMRDRGIMDHEVLTAVMDDLDVEESMITRMSNGENEIQDRLLLTPEIRQFGCNHLNDAPMTADPITPEGCPDCVREGTQSVHLRLCLTCGNVGCCDSSVGMHATRHYEQTGHPVMRSFEPGEAWRWCYPDSLLG; encoded by the coding sequence GTGCACATAGCGCTACCCGCTCTCGCGCTCGTCGTCGCGGTGATCGTCGTCGCGACGATCGCCCGGCGGGTGGGCTTGTCCGCTCCGCTGCTGCTCACCGCCATCGGTGCGCTGGTGTCGTTCGCGCCATTCATGCCGTCGCACTTCCAGGTCGACTCCGAAGTGGTGCTGCTGGGGTTCTTGCCACCGTTGCTGTTCTCCGCGGCATCGAGCACCTCCCTGATCGATCTGCGCCGGGACCGGCGTCAGATCATCGGATTGTCAGTGCTGCTGGTGTTGTTCACGGCCTTCGGTGTCGGTCTCGTCGCGTGGTGGCTGCTCGATGTGCCATTCGCGGCGGCTGTCGCACTCGGCGGGATCGTGGCGCCGCCCGACGCCGTGGCCGCGACGGCCGTGGCGCGGCGCATCGGCCTGCCGCGCCGGGTGGTGTCGATTCTGGAGGGCGAGTCGCTCTTCAATGATGCGACGGCGCTGGTCACGGTCAACACGGCCAAGGGTCTGATCGGTGGCGCCGCCGGCGCTGCGACGATCGTGACGGCCGGCCGCGACTTTCTGTGGGCGTCGTTCGGCGGCGCTGCGATCGGCTTCGTGGTCTTCCTTGTCCTGGCCCGGGTACGCCGTCACGTCACCGACACGGTCACCAGTGTGGCGATCTCGTTCGCCACGCCGTGGCTGGCATATCTGCCGGCGGAAGAGGCCGGCGCGTCCGGCGTCATCGCCGTGGTCGTGTGCGGAGTGCTGCTCGGGCACAAGGCCCCCGTCATACAGACCGCGCAATCTCGGGTGTCCGAGCGGCTGAACTGGGCATCGGTGACCTTCCTGCTGGAAAACCTGGTCTTCCTGCTGATCGGCCTGCAGGTGCACACGATCGTGCACGGCGTCGAGCAGGGCTCGCTGGGGCTGGGCCGCACCTTCGCGATCAGCCTGATCGTGCTGCTCACCGTCATGGTGCTGCGCCCGATCTGGATCCTGTCCCTGGCACTGGTGTCGCGGCTGTCCGGGTGGACCAGCAGCGCGCTGCTGCCACGCGAGTCCGTGATCGCGTCGTGGGCCGGGATGCGAGGTGTGGTCACCCTGGCGGCTGCCTTCCTGTTGCCCGATCGCACTCCTGAGCGAGAGGCGCTGATCTTCATCGCGTTGGTGGTGACGGTGGGCACCCTTGTGTTGCAAGGTTTTTCACTCGGTTCATTGGCGCGAATGCTCAACCTGCACGGCCCGGATCCGCGCGAGGACGCCCTGCAGACGGCCCAGTTGATGCAGGCCGCCGTCACCGCCGGCACCCGCAAACTGGAGGAGGAACTCGCCTCCCAGGACGCGCCGGTGCCGGAGGAGATCGTCACCGCACTTCGCGACCAGGCCGCACGGCGGGCGAACCTGGCGTGGGAGCGGCTCGGCAGCAACGACCCGGATGTCGAGTCTCCGGCTGAGTCCTACCGTCGGCTGCGTTCGGCGATGCTGGATGCCGAACGCCGCAAGGTGCTGGCGATGCGTGACAGGGGCATCATGGATCACGAGGTCCTGACCGCGGTCATGGACGACTTGGACGTGGAGGAGTCGATGATCACGCGAATGTCCAACGGCGAGAACGAGATCCAGGATCGACTGCTGCTGACGCCCGAGATCCGCCAGTTCGGGTGCAACCATCTCAACGACGCTCCGATGACGGCCGACCCGATCACACCGGAGGGCTGCCCCGACTGCGTGCGTGAGGGCACCCAGTCGGTGCACCTGCGGCTGTGCCTGACCTGCGGCAATGTCGGCTGCTGCGACTCGTCGGTCGGCATGCACGCGACTCGGCACTACGAGCAGACCGGGCATCCGGTGATGCGCTCGTTCGAGCCGGGCGAGGCGTGGCGGTGGTGTTACCCGGACAGCCTGCTCGGCTGA
- a CDS encoding DUF885 domain-containing protein: protein MSWLAGTFVGVTEQQRTLTPVDEIANRYHDAALALSPMMGTYLGSTERQDQLDDFSPAGLRAGADLARRTLAELADANPRDDVDKVTIDAMRERLGLAVESYDAGLTLMSLNVIASPLQEMRDIFDLMPTETAEQVETIGRRMSAIPNALTQWFESLHAAAQRGLVSPRRQVLACIQQTKDHTAGDGYFATLKEQHPQIGAAIDEAAAAYAAAGDRLESEILPLAPEADGCGREKYALHSRSFLGAEVDLAETYQWGQEELARITADMQATAQRIKPGATVKEAMAVLDADPAYQLHGTDALQAWMQEKADEAIRELADTHFDIPEPVHTIECCIAPTQSGGIYYTPPTDDFSRPGRMWWSVPKGVEQFGTWRELTTVYHEGVPGHHLQCGQTIYRSALLNNWRRMDVWCSGHGEGWALYAERLMDELGYLQDAGNRMGMLDGQSLRAARVVIDIGVHCGFEAPAEVGGGEWTYDKAWEFLNNHCDMAEGFLRFELDRYLGWPGQAPSYKVGERIWMQLREQVQANEGDGFDLKAFHRRALDIGSVGLDTLRAAVLGTL from the coding sequence ATGTCATGGCTGGCGGGTACGTTCGTCGGCGTGACCGAACAGCAACGCACCCTCACCCCTGTCGACGAGATCGCCAACCGCTACCACGACGCAGCCTTGGCGCTCAGCCCGATGATGGGCACGTATCTGGGCTCCACCGAGCGCCAGGACCAGCTCGACGACTTCTCGCCGGCGGGTTTGCGCGCCGGCGCCGACCTTGCGCGGCGCACCCTGGCGGAGTTGGCCGATGCCAACCCCCGCGACGATGTCGACAAGGTCACGATCGATGCCATGCGTGAGCGGCTCGGTCTTGCCGTCGAGTCGTATGACGCGGGCCTGACGTTGATGTCGCTGAACGTCATCGCCTCGCCGCTGCAGGAGATGCGCGACATCTTCGACCTGATGCCGACCGAGACCGCCGAGCAGGTCGAGACGATCGGGCGACGGATGAGCGCCATACCGAACGCTCTGACGCAGTGGTTCGAATCGCTGCACGCCGCGGCGCAGCGGGGTCTGGTCAGCCCGCGTCGTCAGGTGCTCGCCTGCATCCAGCAGACGAAGGACCACACCGCCGGCGACGGCTACTTCGCCACGCTCAAGGAGCAGCACCCGCAGATCGGTGCCGCGATCGACGAAGCGGCGGCGGCCTACGCGGCAGCGGGTGACCGGCTGGAGTCCGAGATCCTGCCGCTGGCCCCGGAGGCCGACGGGTGCGGGCGCGAGAAGTACGCGCTGCACTCCCGGTCGTTCCTCGGTGCCGAGGTCGACCTGGCCGAGACCTACCAATGGGGTCAGGAGGAGCTTGCCCGCATCACCGCGGACATGCAGGCGACGGCGCAGCGCATCAAGCCTGGCGCGACGGTGAAGGAGGCCATGGCGGTGCTCGACGCCGATCCGGCGTACCAGCTGCACGGCACCGACGCCCTGCAGGCGTGGATGCAGGAGAAGGCCGACGAGGCGATCCGCGAACTCGCGGACACTCACTTCGACATACCGGAGCCGGTGCATACGATCGAATGCTGCATCGCACCAACACAATCCGGTGGCATCTACTACACACCGCCCACCGACGACTTCTCCCGGCCGGGCCGCATGTGGTGGTCGGTGCCCAAGGGAGTCGAGCAGTTCGGCACCTGGCGCGAGCTGACGACCGTCTACCACGAAGGCGTGCCCGGTCATCACCTGCAGTGCGGCCAGACGATCTACCGATCCGCGCTGCTGAACAACTGGCGACGGATGGATGTGTGGTGCTCCGGTCACGGCGAGGGCTGGGCGCTGTATGCCGAGCGGCTGATGGACGAGCTGGGCTATCTGCAAGATGCCGGCAACCGGATGGGCATGCTCGACGGGCAGTCGTTGCGCGCGGCGCGTGTCGTGATCGACATCGGGGTGCACTGCGGCTTCGAGGCGCCCGCGGAGGTGGGTGGCGGCGAGTGGACCTACGACAAGGCGTGGGAGTTCCTGAACAACCACTGCGACATGGCCGAGGGCTTCCTGCGGTTCGAGCTCGACCGCTATCTCGGCTGGCCGGGCCAGGCGCCGTCCTACAAGGTCGGCGAACGCATCTGGATGCAGCTGCGTGAACAGGTACAGGCCAACGAGGGCGACGGTTTCGACCTGAAGGCCTTCCACCGGCGGGCTCTCGACATCGGTTCAGTCGGCCTCGACACGCTGCGCGCGGCTGTGCTCGGCACGTTGTGA
- a CDS encoding MFS transporter, which produces MGEAPSQQPALRHNRDYLLLMTGGVVNSLGSRMSVLAFPLITLAETHSPFAVGLVSGTSMVAMVLIGLPAGALVDRWDRKRVMVVAASCACVAYASVAIVALAGRITVPHLMVAAACSGVVSMFYNPAEAVAIKKVVRGEDLSRAAANNEARSAASGLIGPPLAGVLFSIARGLPMLVDAVTYAVAASCAALVRTPLPAAPKHDREALLPSIRTGLRFLFGHPMLRPLTILAAVCNFAGLGLVVSVTITMQQRGTRAVWIGAVTAAMSLSMLAGSMLAGRISARFTVGALMVAVPLVGAVGFLGMVFFHAPVALMALMVVATFLLAPLSASITTVITTQTPEAKLGRVMSADGVLSMVLAALAPAVMGLLIGSIGGRSAMLIFVVLLTLSGALALAFPVLRRMPKAPELTSVG; this is translated from the coding sequence ATGGGGGAGGCACCGTCGCAACAACCGGCGCTGCGGCACAACCGCGACTATCTGCTGCTGATGACCGGTGGCGTCGTCAACAGCCTCGGATCGCGCATGAGCGTCCTCGCGTTTCCGCTGATCACTCTCGCCGAAACGCACAGCCCGTTCGCGGTCGGTCTTGTCTCCGGCACCTCGATGGTCGCAATGGTGCTCATCGGCCTGCCGGCTGGAGCGCTGGTCGACCGCTGGGATCGCAAGCGGGTGATGGTGGTTGCGGCGTCGTGCGCGTGCGTCGCCTACGCCAGCGTCGCGATCGTCGCCCTCGCCGGGCGGATCACGGTGCCCCACCTGATGGTGGCCGCGGCCTGCAGCGGCGTCGTGTCGATGTTTTACAACCCGGCCGAGGCGGTGGCCATCAAGAAGGTCGTCCGCGGCGAGGATCTGTCACGCGCCGCCGCCAACAACGAAGCTCGCTCGGCCGCCTCCGGACTCATCGGACCGCCACTGGCCGGCGTGTTGTTCAGCATCGCCCGCGGCCTGCCGATGCTCGTCGACGCCGTGACGTATGCCGTTGCCGCCTCCTGCGCCGCACTGGTCCGGACACCGCTACCGGCCGCTCCGAAGCACGACCGCGAAGCGCTCTTGCCGTCGATCCGCACCGGCCTGCGGTTCCTGTTCGGGCACCCCATGCTGCGACCGCTGACGATCCTGGCCGCCGTGTGCAACTTCGCCGGTCTGGGACTGGTGGTCTCGGTGACGATCACCATGCAGCAGCGAGGCACCCGGGCTGTCTGGATCGGCGCCGTGACCGCGGCGATGTCGCTCTCGATGCTCGCCGGGTCGATGCTCGCCGGCCGTATCTCTGCACGGTTCACCGTCGGCGCGCTGATGGTCGCCGTGCCGTTGGTCGGAGCGGTGGGATTCCTCGGCATGGTCTTCTTCCATGCGCCCGTCGCCCTGATGGCGCTCATGGTCGTCGCGACCTTCCTGCTGGCACCGCTCAGCGCCAGCATCACGACGGTCATCACGACGCAGACGCCGGAGGCGAAACTCGGCCGGGTGATGAGCGCCGACGGTGTGCTGTCGATGGTGTTGGCAGCCCTCGCACCGGCGGTCATGGGACTGCTCATCGGCAGCATCGGCGGTCGCAGCGCGATGCTGATCTTCGTGGTGCTGTTGACGCTCTCGGGTGCGCTCGCCCTGGCGTTCCCCGTCCTGCGCCGTATGCCGAAGGCCCCGGAGCTGACCTCTGTCGGCTAG
- a CDS encoding MFS transporter, with product MTSPSVTGPPTRLTSDQRNAFAAAYLGWAMDAFDYFLVVLIYAQIAKDFHKSLTEMALITTMTLIMRPVGAFIFGLWADRVGRRVPLMTDVVFYSVVGFLCAFAPNFWVLMVLRMLYGLGMGGEWGLGAALAMEKMPSSRRGLFSGILQGGYSMGYLLAALAFLVVNTWLGLDWRWMFALSIVPGLISLIIRSRVKESEVWEASQQRFKQTSVRASQILRNPTIWKRFVFLVLLMTAFNWMSHGTQDIYPNFLKEHHDHGLGLAASTATWIAVIYNIGAILGGAVAGMLSERFGRKVIIIICAVLALPIVPLFAYSTTVGMIILGSFLMQVMVQGAWGVIPAHLTELSPDEIRGFYPGVTYQLGNCLAAFNLPIQQALAASHGYPFALAVTIVPVFVAVILFTAIGKERKGIEFGSAQASAVELV from the coding sequence ATGACCAGCCCGTCAGTGACCGGACCGCCGACCAGGCTGACGTCGGACCAGCGCAATGCGTTCGCAGCCGCGTACCTGGGGTGGGCGATGGACGCCTTCGACTACTTCCTGGTCGTGCTGATCTACGCGCAGATCGCCAAGGACTTCCACAAGTCGCTGACCGAGATGGCGCTCATCACGACGATGACGCTGATCATGCGCCCGGTGGGTGCCTTCATCTTCGGGCTGTGGGCCGACCGGGTCGGGCGCCGCGTCCCGCTGATGACCGACGTGGTTTTCTACTCGGTCGTCGGATTCCTGTGTGCCTTCGCCCCGAACTTCTGGGTGCTGATGGTGCTACGCATGCTCTACGGCCTCGGCATGGGCGGCGAGTGGGGCCTGGGCGCGGCGCTGGCAATGGAGAAGATGCCGTCGTCGCGACGCGGATTGTTCTCCGGCATCCTGCAGGGCGGGTATTCGATGGGTTATCTGCTGGCGGCGCTGGCCTTCCTTGTCGTCAACACCTGGCTGGGGCTGGACTGGCGGTGGATGTTCGCACTGTCGATCGTGCCCGGTCTGATCTCGCTGATCATCCGCTCACGGGTCAAGGAGTCCGAGGTCTGGGAGGCCTCGCAGCAACGGTTCAAGCAGACATCGGTTCGCGCGTCGCAGATCCTGCGGAATCCGACCATCTGGAAGCGTTTTGTCTTCCTGGTGCTGCTGATGACGGCATTCAACTGGATGAGTCATGGCACACAGGACATTTACCCCAACTTCCTCAAGGAGCACCACGACCACGGCCTGGGTCTCGCCGCATCCACGGCCACCTGGATCGCGGTGATCTACAACATCGGCGCGATCCTGGGCGGGGCGGTCGCCGGCATGTTGTCGGAGCGCTTCGGCCGCAAGGTCATCATCATCATCTGCGCGGTGCTCGCACTGCCGATCGTGCCGTTGTTCGCCTACTCGACCACCGTCGGAATGATCATTCTGGGCTCCTTCCTCATGCAGGTGATGGTGCAGGGCGCGTGGGGCGTCATACCGGCCCATCTGACCGAACTCTCGCCGGATGAGATCCGCGGCTTCTATCCGGGCGTGACCTACCAGCTCGGCAACTGCCTGGCCGCGTTCAACCTGCCCATCCAGCAGGCTCTCGCAGCCTCGCACGGCTACCCGTTCGCGCTGGCCGTCACGATCGTGCCGGTCTTCGTCGCGGTGATCCTGTTCACCGCCATCGGCAAGGAACGCAAGGGGATCGAGTTCGGCAGCGCGCAAGCGAGCGCGGTCGAGTTGGTATGA
- a CDS encoding MFS transporter: MTTTAPDSAAPLRRNRDFQLLMVGNTLNGIGSRMSGLAFPLLTLWLTHSPVLVGVVGASVVGGMVLMGIPAGALVDRWNRKTTMIWSALVAAASYGTVVLAYDAGHLFVIHLVVAGVIVGAAEAIFGPADTAATKSVVPPADLATAMSAVQGRQGVTGLVGPPLGGVLFAISRALPILADVASYVLAAIAAALIRTPLPATHEGEHAEPMMSAMRAGFRHVWRNEVLRPTVVIASGLNFAANGFMIVLIIVLQRRHVAPGLIGGTETAMAVAMIVGSILSGWLLRRMRAGLVSLLGMTVLGLGLTAVAGVHSLVLIMLVLGLTWLMLPAVNAGFLTYVMLITPDSMQGRVQSALMTMVMSTTPLAPVAGGALVQLIGGEATMAVFGGLVLACALLALTVRPLREMPLLSEVTPAGAAVEPALP, from the coding sequence ATGACAACGACAGCGCCCGATTCGGCAGCTCCCCTGCGGCGCAACCGCGACTTCCAACTGCTGATGGTCGGCAACACCCTCAACGGCATCGGATCCCGAATGAGTGGTCTGGCCTTCCCGCTGCTCACGCTGTGGCTGACGCACAGCCCGGTGCTGGTCGGCGTCGTAGGCGCGTCGGTCGTGGGCGGCATGGTGCTCATGGGTATCCCCGCCGGCGCGCTGGTGGACCGTTGGAATCGCAAGACGACGATGATCTGGTCGGCGCTGGTGGCCGCTGCGTCATACGGCACGGTCGTGCTTGCGTATGACGCCGGCCACCTGTTCGTCATACATCTGGTCGTCGCCGGCGTGATCGTCGGCGCAGCGGAGGCGATCTTCGGGCCGGCGGACACCGCGGCGACGAAATCCGTTGTGCCGCCAGCAGATCTGGCCACCGCGATGTCCGCCGTGCAGGGGCGCCAGGGTGTCACCGGTCTGGTGGGTCCGCCGCTGGGCGGTGTGCTCTTCGCGATCTCGAGGGCGCTGCCGATTCTGGCCGACGTCGCGTCATACGTGCTGGCCGCGATTGCCGCCGCCCTGATCCGCACTCCGCTGCCCGCAACCCATGAGGGTGAGCACGCCGAACCGATGATGTCGGCGATGCGTGCCGGCTTCCGACACGTATGGCGCAACGAGGTGCTGCGTCCCACGGTGGTCATCGCCTCGGGGCTGAACTTCGCTGCCAACGGATTCATGATCGTGCTGATCATCGTGCTGCAGCGCCGCCATGTCGCGCCGGGACTGATCGGTGGTACCGAGACCGCGATGGCCGTGGCGATGATCGTCGGCTCGATCCTCAGCGGCTGGCTGCTGCGCCGGATGCGTGCCGGGCTGGTCAGTCTGCTCGGTATGACGGTGCTGGGCCTCGGCCTCACCGCCGTCGCGGGCGTGCACTCGTTGGTGCTGATCATGCTGGTGCTCGGCCTGACCTGGCTGATGCTGCCGGCGGTCAACGCAGGCTTCCTGACCTACGTCATGCTCATCACGCCGGACTCGATGCAGGGCAGGGTGCAGAGTGCACTGATGACGATGGTCATGTCGACGACTCCGCTCGCGCCGGTCGCTGGTGGCGCACTGGTGCAGTTGATCGGCGGCGAGGCCACGATGGCGGTCTTCGGCGGACTGGTGCTGGCATGCGCGCTGTTGGCTCTCACGGTGCGGCCGTTGCGCGAGATGCCGTTGCTCTCGGAGGTCACGCCCGCGGGGGCAGCCGTCGAACCCGCGCTGCCGTGA
- a CDS encoding Maf family protein, which produces MTVHLVLASASPARLQTLRSAGVEPEVIVSSVDEPATVAAAQESFGELEPADVALLLARAKGEDVASSYDGDALVLGCDSVLEFDGDVHGKPETAEIAIDRWRAMRGRSGTLHTGHWLIDARDEGTGGTFGVVGSTVVHFADLTDDEIEAYVASGEPLYVAGAFTIDGLGGAYVTRIEGDHHNVVGLSLPILREMLGEIDVPWHDLRQADGSSH; this is translated from the coding sequence GTGACCGTTCACCTCGTCCTTGCCTCCGCTTCGCCCGCCCGACTTCAGACGCTGCGCAGCGCAGGAGTCGAACCAGAGGTCATCGTGTCGTCCGTCGACGAACCGGCGACGGTGGCGGCGGCACAGGAGTCCTTCGGCGAGCTCGAGCCCGCTGACGTCGCGCTGCTGCTGGCGCGCGCCAAAGGTGAGGACGTCGCATCGTCATACGACGGGGACGCGCTGGTGCTGGGCTGCGACTCGGTGCTGGAGTTCGACGGAGACGTCCACGGCAAACCGGAGACCGCCGAGATCGCCATCGACCGGTGGCGTGCGATGCGCGGCCGCAGCGGCACGTTGCACACCGGCCATTGGCTGATCGACGCGCGCGACGAGGGCACCGGCGGGACCTTCGGAGTGGTCGGCTCGACCGTCGTGCACTTTGCCGACCTCACCGACGACGAGATCGAGGCGTATGTCGCAAGCGGCGAACCCCTTTATGTAGCAGGGGCTTTCACTATCGACGGCCTTGGCGGCGCATATGTCACGCGGATCGAGGGTGACCACCACAATGTGGTGGGACTGAGCCTGCCGATCCTGCGCGAGATGCTCGGCGAGATCGACGTGCCGTGGCACGACCTACGACAGGCGGACGGGTCGAGTCACTAG